The Pleuronectes platessa chromosome 11, fPlePla1.1, whole genome shotgun sequence genome includes a window with the following:
- the LOC128450889 gene encoding eukaryotic translation initiation factor 5A-1 produces the protein MADKEFQFGDSGASTSYPVQCSSLEMDGYVMIKDRPCKIVEMNTSESGKHGHAKIHLVGLDIFTGETHEDIFPSTHNLDVPSVSMKDLMVFGVKDGYLTFLDDNFDTREGPKVPEGELGEKITERGKFETPFVVTVLEAMGEKKVIHLRNIN, from the exons ATGGCGGATAAGGAATTCCAATTTGGAGACTCAGGGGCTTCCACTTCTTACCCCGTGCAGTGCTCTTCTCTGGAGATGGATGGATATGTCATGATTAAAGATCGGCCCTGCAAGATCGTTGAGATGAATACCTCGGAGTCTGGCAAGCATGGGCACGCCAAG ATTCACCTTGTTGGACTTGACATCTTTACTGGGGAGACACATGAAGATATCTTCCCATCTACCCATAACTTGGATGTCCCAAGTGTGTCTATGAAGGATTTAATG GTTTTCGGTGTCAAGGACGGTTACTTGACCTTCCTGGATGATAATTTCGATACCAGAGAGGGTCCTAAAGTGCCGGAGGGTGAGCTGGGAGAAAAAAtcacagagagaggaaagtTTGAAACTCCATTCGTG GTCACTGTGTTAGAAGCTATGGGTGAAAAGAAGGTCATCCACCTTAGGAACATTAATTAA